A single region of the Solwaraspora sp. WMMD406 genome encodes:
- a CDS encoding phospho-sugar mutase, producing the protein MPALDPDALRTQVETWLADDPDPAARAELRELLGRLPASATELADRFAGPLTFGTAGLRGPLRAGPNGMNLKVVTRAAAGLVTWLAAAGAGGPLIVGYDARHGSRAFAIRTAEVATGAGRDAYLLPRPLPTPVLAHAVRALDAVAGVMVTASHNPPQDNGYKVYLGAALGGVAGTGAQIVPPADQEIEAAIRAVGTLAEVPLGGPGKSLDEEVLASYLRGAAAVVEPTTARTLTVAYTPLHGVGGEVLRAAFVGAGFAPPLVVAEQADPDPDFPTVAFPNPEEPGAMDRVIALASEHDADLAIANDPDADRCAVAVPVRAGSGARSADGSGTAAGWRMLRGDELGVLLADHLLRGGRHGRYATTIVSSSLLRALCAAREEPYAETLTGFKWIVRAGDDDERIPLVFGYEEALGYCVAPWHVRDKDGVTAALAVAELAARLKAGGRDLLDRLDELAAEFGVHQTDQLSVRVDDLDEIARAMAYLRSHRPATLLDEPVTSFEDLRPGADVVVVRTAAARVVVRPSGTEPKLKAYLEVVEPVVDGDVAQARERAGAAVRALRTETAAALNLW; encoded by the coding sequence ATGCCGGCGCTGGACCCCGACGCGCTGCGTACCCAGGTCGAGACCTGGCTCGCTGACGACCCGGACCCGGCGGCCCGCGCCGAGCTGCGCGAGCTGCTGGGCCGGTTGCCCGCCAGCGCCACCGAGTTGGCCGACCGGTTCGCCGGGCCGTTGACGTTCGGCACCGCCGGGCTACGGGGTCCGCTGCGGGCCGGCCCCAACGGGATGAATCTCAAGGTGGTCACCCGCGCCGCCGCCGGCCTGGTCACCTGGCTGGCCGCCGCCGGCGCGGGTGGTCCGCTGATCGTCGGCTATGACGCCCGGCACGGTTCCCGCGCGTTCGCGATCCGTACCGCCGAGGTCGCCACCGGCGCCGGACGGGACGCCTACCTGTTGCCCCGCCCACTGCCGACCCCGGTCCTGGCCCACGCGGTACGAGCCCTGGACGCCGTCGCCGGGGTGATGGTGACGGCGAGTCACAATCCGCCGCAGGACAACGGCTACAAGGTCTACCTCGGTGCGGCGCTCGGCGGCGTGGCGGGCACCGGCGCGCAGATCGTGCCCCCCGCCGATCAGGAGATCGAAGCCGCGATCCGGGCGGTCGGCACGCTCGCCGAGGTGCCGTTGGGCGGCCCGGGCAAGAGCCTCGACGAAGAGGTGCTGGCCAGTTACCTGCGAGGTGCCGCCGCCGTGGTGGAACCGACCACGGCGCGGACCTTGACCGTGGCGTACACCCCGCTGCACGGGGTCGGCGGCGAGGTGCTGCGGGCGGCGTTCGTCGGGGCCGGTTTCGCGCCGCCGCTGGTCGTGGCCGAACAGGCCGATCCCGATCCGGACTTCCCGACCGTGGCGTTCCCCAACCCGGAGGAGCCCGGCGCGATGGACCGGGTGATCGCGCTGGCCAGCGAGCACGACGCGGATCTCGCCATCGCCAACGACCCGGACGCCGACCGGTGCGCCGTCGCCGTACCGGTGCGGGCCGGGTCTGGTGCCCGGTCCGCCGACGGGTCGGGCACGGCGGCCGGGTGGCGGATGCTGCGCGGCGACGAACTCGGCGTCCTGCTCGCCGACCATCTGCTGCGCGGCGGCCGGCACGGCCGCTACGCCACCACGATCGTCTCGTCGTCGCTGCTGCGAGCCTTGTGCGCGGCCCGCGAGGAGCCGTACGCCGAGACCCTGACCGGCTTCAAATGGATCGTGCGGGCCGGTGACGACGACGAGCGGATCCCGTTGGTCTTCGGCTACGAGGAGGCGTTGGGCTACTGCGTCGCGCCGTGGCACGTCCGGGACAAGGACGGTGTCACCGCCGCGTTGGCCGTCGCGGAACTGGCGGCGCGGCTCAAGGCCGGCGGACGTGACCTGCTCGACCGGCTGGACGAACTGGCGGCGGAGTTCGGCGTCCACCAGACCGACCAGTTGTCGGTCCGGGTCGACGACCTCGACGAGATCGCCCGCGCGATGGCATACCTCCGGTCTCATCGACCGGCCACCCTGCTGGACGAGCCGGTGACCTCGTTCGAGGACCTGCGGCCCGGTGCCGACGTGGTCGTCGTACGGACCGCCGCCGCCCGGGTGGTCGTCCGTCCATCAGGGACGGAGCCGAAGCTCAAGGCCTACCTGGAAGTGGTTGAGCCGGTGGTCGACGGCGACGTCGCGCAGGCGCGGGAGCGGGCCGGCGCGGCCGTACGGGCGCTGCGAACGGAGACCGCCGCCGCCCTCAACTTGTGGTGA
- a CDS encoding glycosyltransferase, whose protein sequence is MRAVHFTDTYLPRRDGVVTSLRTLAAALTDAGHPGLIVVPRHPDQPAEPDVLRLRALPCGVADLRLSPWLLRGAAATGTIAEIAAVAPDVVHVHTPGPVGLLGVLTARRLGLPLVQTYHTDLHAYADAYRVPARALSAGVRLYARRLGVPRPAPSPATSHGPAHAHGPAHAHGPAHSHQHGSGKIHGHTRDHRPLASGAVARRRAAMDATNTLLLGGADAVVVPTRAVLDRIHLPVPADRVHLVPTGVAPRRTTAREVNAFRYGHGIAPSDRVVLYVGRINREKGIDLLIAAFGRILAGCPAARLVLVGALYEPRWLAGLLRELDPRVSARIVLTGQQSPAVVAAAYGAAEVFAFASQTDTQALVLQEAGLAGVPVVLVDRALHAHGALAGAALRTDPEAGALAAGVLRLLLDPDAARRQAATAAARAAEHTPARYAEAIREVYASAAGLASRFNDRGRTRS, encoded by the coding sequence GTGCGAGCAGTGCACTTCACCGATACGTACCTGCCCCGCCGCGACGGGGTGGTCACCTCGCTGCGGACTCTGGCGGCGGCGTTGACCGACGCGGGGCATCCCGGGCTGATCGTGGTGCCCCGGCACCCGGATCAGCCGGCCGAACCGGACGTACTGCGGCTGCGTGCGCTGCCCTGCGGAGTCGCCGACCTGCGGCTGTCACCGTGGCTGCTGCGCGGTGCCGCCGCCACCGGCACGATCGCCGAGATCGCCGCGGTCGCCCCGGACGTGGTGCACGTACACACCCCGGGGCCGGTCGGGCTGCTCGGCGTCCTCACCGCGCGCCGGCTCGGCCTGCCGCTGGTGCAGACCTACCACACCGACCTGCACGCGTACGCCGACGCCTATCGGGTGCCGGCGCGGGCGCTCAGCGCCGGGGTACGGCTGTACGCCCGCCGACTCGGCGTACCGCGTCCGGCACCGTCACCGGCGACCAGCCACGGCCCCGCGCACGCCCACGGCCCCGCGCACGCCCACGGCCCCGCGCACAGCCATCAGCACGGCAGCGGGAAGATCCACGGTCACACCCGCGACCACCGGCCGCTGGCCAGCGGTGCGGTCGCCCGCCGCCGCGCGGCCATGGACGCCACCAACACGCTGCTGCTCGGCGGTGCCGACGCGGTCGTCGTACCGACCCGGGCGGTGCTGGACCGAATTCACCTGCCGGTACCCGCCGACCGGGTGCACCTGGTGCCGACCGGGGTCGCTCCCCGGCGTACCACCGCCCGCGAGGTCAACGCATTCCGGTACGGGCACGGCATCGCGCCCAGCGACCGGGTGGTGCTCTACGTCGGCCGGATCAACCGGGAAAAAGGCATCGACCTGCTGATCGCGGCGTTCGGCCGGATTCTGGCCGGCTGCCCGGCGGCCCGCCTGGTGCTGGTCGGCGCGCTGTACGAACCCCGCTGGCTGGCCGGGCTGCTGCGGGAGCTCGACCCCCGGGTGTCCGCCCGGATCGTCCTCACCGGTCAGCAGAGCCCGGCGGTGGTGGCTGCCGCGTACGGCGCCGCCGAGGTGTTCGCGTTCGCCTCCCAGACCGATACCCAGGCGCTGGTGCTGCAGGAGGCCGGCCTGGCCGGCGTACCGGTGGTCCTGGTCGACCGCGCGCTGCACGCGCACGGTGCCCTGGCCGGTGCCGCGCTGCGCACCGACCCGGAAGCCGGCGCGCTCGCCGCCGGCGTGCTGCGGCTGCTGCTCGACCCGGACGCGGCCCGCCGGCAGGCCGCCACGGCCGCCGCCCGGGCCGCCGAGCACACCCCGGCCCGGTACGCCGAGGCGATCCGTGAGGTGTATGCGTCCGCCGCCGGACTGGCTAGTAGGTTCAACGACCGTGGACGTACTCGTAGTTGA
- a CDS encoding 8-oxo-dGTP diphosphatase, which yields MQAIIATLGYVLSADGKQVLMLRRDTRPDDIHYGYHNGLGGKLEPGEDVVSGMRREVREESGLECERVELAGTVSWPGFGRNGENWFGFLFRIPAWSGQPHDTCPEGTLVWSDLADVLAGRVPMWPSDRHFLPLVFAAEPTVFHGVMPFADGAATSWSWTAAG from the coding sequence GTGCAGGCGATCATCGCAACCCTGGGCTACGTACTCTCGGCAGACGGTAAGCAGGTCCTGATGCTGCGCCGAGACACCCGCCCGGACGACATCCACTACGGCTACCACAACGGGCTCGGCGGCAAGCTCGAACCCGGCGAGGACGTGGTCAGCGGGATGCGCCGCGAGGTCCGGGAGGAGTCCGGGCTGGAGTGCGAGCGGGTGGAGCTGGCCGGCACCGTCTCCTGGCCCGGCTTCGGCCGCAACGGGGAGAACTGGTTCGGCTTCCTGTTCCGGATCCCGGCCTGGTCCGGCCAGCCACACGACACCTGTCCGGAGGGGACGCTGGTCTGGAGCGACCTGGCCGACGTACTGGCCGGTCGGGTGCCGATGTGGCCCAGCGACCGGCACTTCCTGCCGCTGGTCTTCGCCGCCGAGCCGACCGTGTTCCACGGTGTCATGCCGTTCGCCGACGGGGCCGCGACCAGCTGGAGCTGGACCGCCGCCGGTTGA
- a CDS encoding SRPBCC domain-containing protein, whose product MGHEFELRKEIELPATPEQVWDAIATGPGLDSWFMGRSEIEPREGGTARLTIAGHTDEATIVGWEPGKRFADRTATADDGSFMATEYLIEGRDQGSTVLRMVQSGVLGDNWETEYEAMTVGWDLYLGTLAAYLRYFPGRTAIPVTVLRPGAGDPDRVWPAVAAAVGGTHPLTEGTPVRLAVPGAASIDGVVDLSTPSAFLGVRTAGGLYRFVHSGEERGDVLFLSHHVFDPDAEPVHTEQSWQRWLDQLPTS is encoded by the coding sequence ATGGGACACGAATTCGAGCTACGCAAGGAAATCGAGCTGCCGGCAACGCCGGAGCAGGTGTGGGACGCCATCGCCACCGGCCCCGGACTCGACTCCTGGTTCATGGGCCGCAGCGAGATCGAGCCCCGGGAGGGCGGCACGGCACGCCTCACCATCGCCGGGCACACCGACGAGGCCACCATCGTCGGCTGGGAACCAGGCAAGCGGTTCGCCGACCGTACCGCCACCGCCGACGACGGCTCGTTCATGGCCACCGAATACCTCATCGAAGGCCGCGACCAGGGCAGCACTGTGCTGCGGATGGTGCAGAGCGGCGTACTCGGCGACAACTGGGAGACCGAGTACGAGGCGATGACGGTCGGCTGGGACCTCTACCTGGGCACCCTCGCCGCGTACCTGCGGTATTTCCCGGGCCGGACGGCGATCCCGGTGACCGTGCTGCGGCCCGGTGCCGGCGACCCGGACCGGGTGTGGCCGGCGGTCGCCGCCGCCGTCGGCGGCACCCACCCGCTCACCGAAGGTACGCCGGTGCGCCTCGCGGTACCCGGCGCGGCATCGATCGACGGCGTCGTCGACCTGAGTACGCCGTCGGCGTTCCTCGGCGTACGCACCGCCGGTGGGCTCTACCGCTTCGTCCACTCCGGCGAGGAACGCGGCGACGTGCTCTTCCTCAGCCACCACGTCTTCGACCCCGACGCCGAACCGGTCCACACCGAGCAGTCCTGGCAGCGATGGCTGGACCAGCTGCCGACCTCGTGA
- a CDS encoding NAD(P)-dependent alcohol dehydrogenase — MKAIVQDRYGSPDVLRWRDVDTPIPGDGEVLVRVHASSVNAYDWHAMRGDPYLARLSFGQRRPRAAVRGQDFAGRVEAVGRAVTRFRPGDEVYGEAGPAGGAFAEYLCVTENLVETKPANLSFAQAAAVPLAATTALVCLRDAADLRAGQHVLVNGASGGVGTFAVQLAKTYGAQVTAVCRTRNVELVRSLGADHVVDYTRDDFTRTDAVAAGCRYDVLLDLVGNRSLADCRQVLTRDGTLVLCGGGVSTGGSLLGPLALFIRARIVAGFVRQRIVAPMATAGQGHLATLRDLVEAGKVAPVVDRTFRLSEVPDAIRYVETEHARAKVVVTM; from the coding sequence ATGAAGGCGATCGTTCAGGACCGGTACGGCTCTCCCGACGTGCTGCGGTGGCGCGACGTCGACACCCCGATCCCCGGCGATGGTGAGGTGCTGGTGCGGGTGCACGCCAGCTCGGTCAACGCGTACGACTGGCACGCGATGCGCGGCGACCCGTACCTGGCCCGGTTGTCGTTCGGGCAGCGCCGGCCCCGCGCGGCCGTGCGCGGTCAGGACTTCGCCGGCCGGGTCGAGGCGGTCGGCCGGGCGGTGACCCGGTTCCGCCCCGGTGACGAGGTGTACGGCGAGGCCGGCCCAGCCGGCGGCGCGTTCGCCGAGTACCTCTGCGTGACGGAGAACCTGGTCGAGACGAAACCGGCGAACCTGAGTTTCGCGCAGGCGGCGGCGGTGCCGCTGGCCGCCACCACCGCCCTGGTCTGCCTGCGGGACGCCGCCGACCTGCGGGCCGGGCAGCACGTCCTGGTCAACGGGGCGTCCGGCGGGGTCGGCACCTTCGCGGTGCAGCTGGCCAAGACGTACGGGGCGCAGGTGACGGCGGTGTGCCGGACCCGCAACGTCGAGTTGGTCCGGTCGCTCGGTGCCGACCACGTCGTCGACTACACCCGGGACGATTTCACCCGTACCGATGCCGTCGCGGCCGGCTGCCGCTACGACGTACTGCTCGACCTGGTCGGCAACCGGTCGTTGGCTGACTGCCGGCAGGTGCTGACCAGGGACGGGACGCTGGTGCTGTGCGGCGGCGGAGTGTCGACCGGCGGCAGCCTGCTCGGGCCGTTGGCGCTGTTCATCCGGGCCCGGATCGTGGCAGGCTTCGTCCGCCAGCGCATTGTCGCGCCGATGGCGACGGCCGGCCAGGGGCACCTGGCGACGCTGCGGGATCTGGTCGAGGCGGGCAAGGTGGCCCCGGTCGTCGACCGGACGTTCCGGTTGAGCGAGGTGCCGGACGCGATTCGGTATGTCGAGACGGAACACGCCCGAGCCAAGGTCGTCGTCACCATGTGA
- a CDS encoding dihydrofolate reductase family protein, whose protein sequence is MRRLIVNTFLTLDGVMQAPGGPGEDDDGGFRHGGWSVTYWDELMGQTMGATMGVPFDMVLGRRTYDIFAAHWPNAPEEDAKPLNDATKYVASRGRPALRWRNSTLIDGDVAEGVAALKRTDGPELQVHGSADLLQTLVRHGLVDEFRIWTFPVVVGPGKRLFGDGTVPTALRLVGSSVSSTGVLMCTYQPAGEIATGSFALD, encoded by the coding sequence ATGCGTAGACTCATCGTCAACACCTTCCTCACTCTCGACGGCGTCATGCAGGCACCCGGCGGACCCGGCGAGGACGACGACGGCGGATTCCGCCACGGCGGCTGGTCGGTCACCTACTGGGACGAGCTGATGGGCCAGACCATGGGTGCGACCATGGGCGTCCCCTTCGACATGGTCCTCGGCCGCCGCACGTACGACATCTTCGCCGCCCACTGGCCGAATGCCCCGGAAGAGGACGCCAAGCCGCTCAACGACGCCACCAAGTACGTCGCCTCCCGCGGCCGGCCTGCCCTGCGGTGGCGCAACTCGACGCTGATCGACGGCGACGTGGCCGAGGGTGTCGCCGCGCTCAAGCGCACCGACGGCCCCGAGCTGCAGGTGCATGGCAGCGCCGACCTGCTGCAGACGCTGGTCCGGCACGGCCTCGTCGACGAGTTCCGGATCTGGACCTTCCCGGTCGTCGTCGGACCCGGCAAGCGGCTGTTCGGCGACGGCACGGTACCGACGGCGTTGCGGCTGGTCGGCAGTTCGGTATCCAGCACCGGCGTGCTGATGTGCACCTACCAGCCGGCCGGCGAGATCGCGACCGGCTCCTTCGCCCTGGACTGA
- a CDS encoding aldehyde dehydrogenase family protein has product MSDSAAVAAGPARVAVRKTYKLFIGGKFPRSESGRTYQVQDSNVALASRKDLRDAVVAARAAVKGWSGATAYNRGQILYRVAEMLEGRREQFVALGEPAGEVDAAIDRWVWYAGWSDKLPQAFGGANPVAGPYFNLSTPEPTGVVGVVAPAEPSLLGLVSVVAPVIVSGNTAVVLASPTGPLAAVTLAEVLATSDLPGGVVNILTGAVAETAPWLAGHLDVDALDLTGVADPEVATELERAAAGNLKRVLRPAAGPIDWLADPGTRRMTTFLETKTVWHPKGS; this is encoded by the coding sequence ATGTCTGACAGTGCTGCCGTGGCCGCCGGGCCGGCGCGGGTTGCCGTACGCAAGACGTACAAGCTGTTCATCGGCGGGAAGTTCCCGCGCAGCGAGTCGGGACGGACATACCAGGTGCAGGACTCCAACGTGGCGCTCGCCTCGCGCAAGGACCTCCGAGACGCGGTGGTCGCCGCGCGGGCGGCGGTGAAGGGCTGGTCGGGCGCGACCGCGTACAACCGGGGTCAGATCCTCTACCGGGTCGCCGAGATGCTGGAGGGCCGCCGCGAGCAGTTCGTGGCGCTCGGCGAGCCGGCCGGTGAGGTCGACGCGGCGATCGACCGCTGGGTCTGGTACGCCGGTTGGTCGGACAAGCTTCCCCAGGCGTTCGGCGGCGCGAATCCGGTCGCCGGGCCGTACTTCAACCTGTCGACACCGGAGCCGACCGGAGTGGTCGGGGTCGTCGCGCCGGCCGAGCCTTCGCTGCTCGGCCTGGTCAGCGTGGTCGCTCCGGTGATCGTCAGCGGCAACACGGCGGTGGTGCTGGCCTCGCCGACCGGGCCGTTGGCGGCGGTCACCTTGGCCGAGGTGCTGGCCACGTCCGACCTGCCCGGCGGAGTGGTCAACATCCTGACCGGCGCGGTCGCCGAGACCGCGCCGTGGCTGGCCGGGCACCTGGACGTCGACGCGCTCGACTTGACCGGCGTGGCCGATCCGGAGGTGGCGACCGAGCTGGAGCGGGCCGCCGCCGGCAACCTCAAGCGGGTGCTACGCCCGGCGGCCGGTCCGATCGACTGGCTGGCCGACCCGGGTACCCGGCGGATGACCACGTTCCTGGAGACCAAGACCGTCTGGCATCCGAAGGGCAGCTGA
- a CDS encoding helix-turn-helix domain-containing protein, which translates to MLDVAVIEDPAAAEASLDPIRARILAELAEPASATMLAARIGLPRQKVNYHLKALEQHGLVELVEQRRKGNVTERIMRATAGAYVISPAALAAVAPDPAQAPDRLSARWLLALAARLVRDVGALLTGAERANKRVATFAVDGEIRFASAADRAAFAEELTNTVTALVARYHDETIPGGRSHRLVVALHPSAETPSTGTAQEG; encoded by the coding sequence ATGTTGGACGTAGCGGTGATCGAGGACCCAGCGGCGGCCGAGGCCTCACTCGATCCGATCCGGGCCCGGATCCTCGCCGAGCTGGCCGAGCCTGCTTCGGCGACCATGCTCGCCGCCCGGATCGGCCTGCCCCGACAGAAGGTCAACTACCACCTGAAAGCGCTGGAGCAGCACGGCCTGGTCGAGTTGGTCGAGCAGCGGCGCAAGGGCAACGTCACCGAGCGGATCATGCGGGCCACCGCCGGAGCGTACGTGATCTCGCCGGCCGCGCTCGCCGCCGTCGCGCCGGACCCAGCCCAGGCCCCCGACCGGCTCTCCGCCCGCTGGTTGCTCGCCCTCGCCGCCCGGCTGGTCCGCGACGTCGGCGCACTGCTCACCGGCGCGGAGCGGGCGAACAAGCGGGTCGCGACCTTCGCTGTCGACGGCGAGATCCGCTTCGCCTCGGCCGCCGACCGGGCCGCCTTCGCCGAGGAGTTGACCAACACGGTCACCGCCCTGGTCGCGAGATACCACGATGAAACGATCCCCGGTGGCCGGTCGCACCGCCTCGTCGTCGCCCTGCACCCGAGCGCCGAGACGCCGAGCACCGGAACCGCACAGGAAGGCTGA
- a CDS encoding aldehyde dehydrogenase family protein, which yields MFDYAPAPESRAIVTLRESYGLFIGGEFVDPVDGGAFKSVNPATEEVLAEVAEAGAGDVDRAVAAARTAYQRVWGPMPGRDRAKYLFRIARALAERSRELAVLESLDNGKPIRESRDVDLPLASAHFFYYAGWADKLPYAGFGPDPRPLGVAGQVIPWNFPLLMLAWKIAPALAAGNTVVLKPAETTPLTALLFAEICQQADLPPGVVNIVTGAGATGQAVVAHADIDKVAFTGSTDVGRQIARAVAGSRKKLTLELGGKAANIVFDDAPIDQAVEGIVDGIFFNQGHVCCAGSRLLVQESIAEPLLESLKRRMARLRVGDPLDKNTDVGAINSAAQLDRIRTLTAAGSDEGAQAWSPPCELPEQGFWFAPTLFTGVSQAHRIAREEIFGPVLSVLTFRTPDEAIAKANNTPYGLSAGIWSEKGSRVLWAADRLRAGVVWANTFNKFDPTSPFGGYQESGYGREGGRHGLEAYLDV from the coding sequence GTGTTCGACTACGCACCCGCACCCGAATCCCGCGCGATCGTCACCCTCCGCGAGTCGTACGGCCTGTTCATCGGCGGCGAGTTCGTCGACCCGGTCGACGGCGGCGCGTTCAAGAGCGTCAACCCGGCGACCGAGGAGGTGCTCGCCGAGGTCGCCGAGGCCGGCGCGGGCGACGTCGACCGGGCGGTGGCCGCCGCGCGTACGGCGTACCAGCGGGTCTGGGGTCCGATGCCTGGCCGCGACCGGGCCAAGTACCTGTTCCGGATCGCCCGAGCGCTCGCCGAACGCAGCCGCGAGCTGGCCGTACTCGAATCCCTGGACAACGGCAAACCGATCCGGGAGTCCCGCGACGTCGACCTGCCGCTGGCGTCGGCGCACTTCTTCTACTACGCCGGTTGGGCCGACAAACTGCCGTACGCCGGCTTCGGCCCGGACCCGCGCCCGCTCGGCGTCGCCGGCCAGGTCATCCCGTGGAACTTCCCGCTGCTGATGCTGGCCTGGAAGATCGCCCCGGCGCTGGCCGCCGGCAACACGGTGGTGCTCAAACCGGCCGAGACGACCCCGCTGACCGCGCTGTTGTTCGCCGAGATCTGCCAGCAGGCCGACCTGCCGCCCGGTGTGGTCAACATCGTCACCGGGGCCGGTGCCACCGGGCAGGCCGTCGTCGCCCACGCCGACATCGACAAGGTCGCCTTCACCGGCTCCACCGACGTCGGTCGGCAGATCGCCCGTGCGGTCGCCGGCAGCCGCAAGAAGCTGACCCTGGAGCTGGGCGGCAAGGCCGCCAACATCGTCTTCGACGACGCCCCGATCGATCAGGCCGTCGAAGGCATCGTCGACGGCATCTTCTTCAACCAGGGCCACGTCTGCTGCGCCGGTTCCCGGCTGCTGGTCCAGGAGTCGATCGCCGAGCCGCTGCTGGAGTCGTTGAAGCGGCGGATGGCCCGGCTGCGCGTCGGTGATCCGCTGGACAAGAACACCGACGTCGGGGCGATCAACTCGGCCGCCCAACTGGACCGGATCCGTACCCTGACCGCCGCCGGCAGCGACGAGGGCGCGCAGGCCTGGTCGCCGCCGTGCGAGCTGCCCGAGCAGGGCTTCTGGTTCGCGCCGACCCTGTTCACCGGGGTCAGCCAGGCGCACCGGATCGCCCGCGAGGAGATCTTCGGCCCGGTGCTGTCCGTGTTGACCTTCCGCACCCCGGACGAGGCCATCGCCAAGGCCAACAACACGCCGTACGGGTTGTCGGCCGGGATCTGGTCGGAGAAGGGTTCCCGGGTGCTGTGGGCCGCCGACCGGCTGCGCGCCGGGGTGGTGTGGGCGAACACGTTCAACAAGTTCGACCCGACGTCGCCGTTCGGCGGCTACCAGGAGTCGGGCTACGGCCGTGAGGGCGGCCGGCACGGGTTGGAGGCGTACCTCGATGTCTGA
- the deoC gene encoding deoxyribose-phosphate aldolase, which translates to MTAVTTSTPGRHDLAEVGHSAATLRAFLHGLPGVDQIGAQQRAAMLGTRSIKTTAKAQAIDLAIRMVDLTTLEGADTPGKVRSLCAKARRPDPTDPGCPPVAAVCVYPAMVPTAAAALAGSGVHLASVATAFPSGQAPLAVKLADTAAAVDAGADEIDMVINRGAFLAGRYHEVYTEIVAVKQACGDAHLKVILETGELSTYDNVRRASWLAMLAGGDFIKTSTGKVPVAATLPVTLIMLEAVRDFHAVTGRRIGVKPAGGIRTTKDAIKYLVLVNETVGADWLTPDLFRFGASTLLNDLLMQRSKLTTGVYSGPDYVTLD; encoded by the coding sequence ATGACAGCGGTGACCACATCGACACCCGGGCGCCATGATCTGGCCGAGGTGGGACACAGCGCAGCGACCCTGCGGGCGTTTCTGCACGGTCTGCCGGGCGTCGACCAGATCGGGGCGCAGCAGCGGGCCGCCATGCTCGGCACCCGGTCGATCAAGACCACCGCCAAGGCGCAGGCGATCGACCTGGCGATCCGGATGGTCGACCTGACCACCCTGGAAGGCGCCGACACTCCGGGCAAGGTCCGGTCGCTGTGTGCCAAGGCCCGCCGCCCCGATCCGACCGACCCCGGCTGCCCGCCGGTCGCCGCCGTCTGTGTCTACCCGGCGATGGTGCCGACCGCCGCCGCCGCGCTCGCCGGCTCCGGCGTCCACCTGGCCAGCGTGGCGACCGCGTTCCCGTCCGGGCAGGCACCGCTGGCCGTCAAGCTCGCCGACACGGCCGCCGCCGTCGACGCCGGCGCCGACGAGATCGACATGGTGATCAACCGGGGGGCGTTCCTCGCCGGCCGCTACCACGAGGTGTACACCGAGATCGTCGCGGTCAAGCAGGCCTGCGGCGACGCCCACCTCAAGGTCATCCTGGAGACCGGGGAGCTGTCCACCTACGACAACGTACGCCGCGCCTCCTGGCTGGCGATGCTGGCCGGCGGCGACTTCATCAAGACCTCCACCGGCAAGGTGCCGGTCGCCGCGACCCTGCCGGTCACGTTGATCATGCTGGAGGCGGTCCGGGACTTCCACGCCGTCACCGGGCGGCGGATCGGCGTCAAACCGGCCGGCGGCATCCGCACCACCAAGGACGCGATCAAATATCTGGTCCTGGTCAACGAAACCGTCGGCGCGGACTGGCTCACCCCGGACCTGTTCCGGTTCGGCGCCTCCACCCTGCTCAACGACCTGCTGATGCAGCGGTCGAAGCTCACCACCGGGGTCTACTCCGGTCCCGACTACGTCACCCTGGACTGA
- the upp gene encoding uracil phosphoribosyltransferase, producing MDVLVVEHPLAQSRLTAMRDARTDSAAFRAALHELTTMLVYEAARSFPVESYPVTTPVAPTDGIRLANPPLLVPVLRAGLGMADSALALLPESSMGFVGLARDEETFEPRAYLESLPVELTGIPVLVLDPMLATGGSLEHCCRLLVDRGCTDVTVICALAAPAGIERLERSGLPLRLVTASIDERLNDKMFIVPGLGDAGDRQFGGMPRF from the coding sequence GTGGACGTACTCGTAGTTGAGCATCCCCTCGCCCAGTCCCGGCTGACCGCGATGCGCGACGCCCGGACCGACTCGGCGGCGTTCCGCGCCGCGCTGCACGAACTCACCACCATGCTGGTGTACGAGGCGGCCCGTTCCTTCCCGGTGGAGTCCTACCCGGTGACCACGCCGGTGGCACCGACCGACGGGATCCGGCTGGCCAACCCGCCGCTGCTGGTCCCGGTGCTGCGCGCCGGCCTCGGCATGGCCGACTCGGCGCTGGCGTTGCTGCCGGAGTCGTCGATGGGCTTCGTCGGGCTGGCCCGCGACGAGGAGACCTTCGAACCCCGGGCCTATCTGGAGTCGCTGCCGGTGGAGCTGACCGGCATCCCGGTGCTGGTGCTCGATCCGATGCTGGCGACCGGCGGTTCGCTGGAGCACTGCTGCCGGCTGCTCGTCGACCGGGGATGCACCGACGTCACGGTGATCTGCGCGCTCGCCGCGCCGGCGGGCATCGAGCGGCTGGAGCGATCCGGGTTGCCGTTGCGGCTGGTGACCGCGTCGATCGACGAACGGCTCAACGACAAGATGTTCATCGTGCCAGGACTCGGCGACGCCGGTGACCGCCAGTTCGGCGGCATGCCCCGGTTCTGA